The Campylobacterota bacterium sequence TCGCCCTCACTTCTCAGGAAACTCCGATGCCCCGGCATCTGCTCGATCCCGCCGAAGCCAACATGATCCCCTGGGTCGTCTTGCAGGTGATCGATTTCCTGGGGGACTCCCGCGAATTCAAAGAGGTTAAAGAAGGGTTCAGCGGCTGGAGTTACAGCTACGCCCGATAGGCGCACATCGTTTCAACCTCTTCGACCGTTTTGGCGATCATCGCCGACAAATTCTCATGTCCGCTTTCGGTGACGAGGATGTCATCCTCGATCCGTATTCCGATTCCCCGGTAACGTTCGGGTACACTCTCGTCATCGGCGCGAAAATAGAGCCCCGGTTCGACCGTCATCACCATCCCTGCCTCAAACGCCAACGATTCGCCCGATTCATCGACATACGGACACGGATCGTGTACGTCCAGCCCCATCCAGTGACCGATCCCGTGGGGGGCGTATTTTTTGTGTTCTTTGGCTTCCATCAACGCATCCCGATCACCGTGCAAAACCCCCAGGCCGATCAACGCGTCGCAGAGCAACTCTTCACTGAATTTTTGGAGCCGATCGCGCTTCACCCCGGGTCTGAGGGCATCCATCACTTTGAGTTGCACATCCAAAACCGCGGTATATACCTCGCGCTGCGCATCGCTGAATTTTCCGCTGACCGGAAACGTCCGCGTAATATCGCTGGCGTAAAGTTCCCACTCGCACGCGGCGTCGATCAGCACCAGGTCCCCATCCCTCAGTTCGTCGCGGTTGTCCACGTAATGGAGGGTGTTGGCGTTGTTTCCCCCCGCCACAATAGCACCGTAGGCTTCGCTGCGGGCTCCGCCGTTCAGAAAAACATGCTGCATCGTCGATTGCAGCTGATATTCCCGCATCCCCGCACGGCATTTTTTCATTGCATCATGATGCGCTTCGGCCGTAATCGAAATCGCTTTTTTGATCGTCTCGATCTCTTCGGGATCCTTGATCAGCCGCAGCGTACGGATCAGGAAGGTAACGTCTCGAAACGAGCGGATATGGCGCTTGATGCCGCGCATCTCCCGCAGTTCTGAGGCCGCCGATTTGGCCTGTGCGAGAAACGGCGAATTTCCGAACAGGTCGATGTAGAGGTTGACATGTTCCCTCAGCAGCTCTTTGACCTCTTTGGAGTAATCGGCAACGTCGCCTACCACGTCGACACGGAACCGTTCGCGCGCCCCATCGATGCCGGTTTTCGCCCCGTTCCAAAGAGCGTGTTCGGCATCGTAGGCCTCGACGTAGAGGATACTTTTCGTCGCTTCGGCGGTTTTGACCAGAACCAGCACGGCATTACTCTCCGTAAATCCCGTAAGGTAATAAAAGTCGCTGTTTTGACGGTAGGGGTATTCGGTGTCGTTGGAGCGCAACGCGTGGGGGGCGCTGGCGATAATCGCAACGCCTTCGTCCATCCGTTCAAGAAGCCGAAGTCGGCGGTTAAAATAGTGGTGTTCGTTCATGGGGATATTGTGCCATAAAATAGGGAGTTTTCCACCTCCGAAGAGGCAGAGAAAGGTTTAGAAATTGCGCTCGAGAAGCTTATCGACCTTGAGGATCGTAATGATCCGGTCGGCCTGTTTGCCGACGCCGTCGATCAGGCTCTCTTCTTCCGAAATCGTTTCAGGCGCGGGACCGACGTCTTTTTTCGGGAGGCGGATCGCTTCGGTGAGGCGATCGATGACGAACCCGGCGACGTCGTCGCCGTTTTTCATCACGATAAAACGGGTCTCTTCGGTGTGTTTGATCATCTCAAGCCCGAAGCGCGAACGAAGGTCGATCAGCGGAATGACCGAGCCGCGAAGGTTGAATACCCCCAGAATGTAGGGAGGGGTTTGCGGAACGCGGGTCCAGCTGATCGGTTTGATGATCTCCTGGATGCTCAAAATGGGTACCGAAAATTCTTCATCCCCCACGATGAAACCGACCAACTGGATCACTTCATCGATTTTGACGTCGTCTCCGGCGAGGGTTTTGTGCTGTTTATTGATAATCTGTTGGAGTTTTTCGCTCATGGTTATAGCCCCTCGTTAAACTTGATATTGCGTTTGACGACATTCATCAGGTATTCCGGAGAATACGGCTTGGTGATGTATTCGACCATTCCCGATTCGACCCCGCGCATCCGGTCGGCTTTACCCGAACGCGACGTTACGGCGATCAACGGAAGGTTTTTGTATTTGTTGTATTTTTTGATCTCGCTGGCGAGGGTATATCCGTCCATCCGCGGCATTTCGATGTCGATGAGCATTCCGTCGAAGGTATGATCGCCCTGTTTGAGGACATTCAGCGCTTCGACCCCGTCGACCGCTTCGACGAGGGTGATCCCCATCGGCTCAAGTGCCTTTCGCATGATGGTACGGTCAGTTTTGGAGTCGTCGACGATCATCACGCAGTAGTCGCTGGCGGAGGTTTTGGCCCCGGCGCGCCCTTTGCTCTCGGCGCTCTCCTGCCCGACGGTCGATTTGACCGACTTGGCCATCTGCATCAGCGCGGCGACGTCGACGATCAGCGTTACGCCCCCGTCTCCGCGGATCGTCGCACCGGCGATCCCCTCAATCCCTTTGAGGTATTCGCCCAGCGATTTGATAACGATCTCTTCCTGTCCGACGAGCGAATCGACGATCAGGCCGATTTTGCTCTCCGCCAGTCCGAGAACGACGACGTAGGCGTGTTCGCTGTTGTCGAATACCCGCTCGACTTCGAAGATGTCGCCGATGTGCACCAGCGAGAGGACTTCGTCACGCAGACGCATGACCGAACGGCTTTCGACGGTATAGATTTCGTCTTTGCTGATCCGTACCGTTTCGAGGACGGATGCGAGCGGAATCGCGTAATACTCTTCCTGGACCCCGACCAGCAGTGCCTGGATGATCGCAAGGGTGAGCGGGATTTTGAGTTTCATCGACGTCCCCTGCCCCACTTCGGAGTCGATATCGATCATACCGTTGAGTTTTTCGATGTTCGTTTTGACAACGTCCATGCCCACGCCGCGGCCCGATACGCTCGTCACCTGTGCCGCCGTCGAGAAGCCCGGGCGGAAAATGAGGCCGTACGCCTCCTTGTCGCTCATCGTATCGGCCTCTTTTTCGGTAATGATCCCTTTTTCGACCGATTTTTGTTTCAGCATTTCAGGATCGAGCCCTTTACCGTCATCGATGATCTGGATGACGATGTGGTTCCCTTCGTGATACGCTTTGAGCTGGATCGTACCCGTTTCGTTTTTCCCTCTTTCGAGACGGAGTTCGGGGGTTTCGATACCGTGGTCGCACGAGTTACGGATGATATGTACGAGCGGATCGCCGATCTCTTCGACGATCGATTTGTCCAGTTCGGTCTCTTCACCCGTGATTTCGAGCTCGATTTTCTTGTTGAGCTCACGCGAAAGGTCGCGGATCATCCGCGGAAATTTGTTGAACACTTTTCCGATCGGAAGCATCCGCGTTTTCATGACCGCGATCTGCAGGTCGGTCGTTACGAGCGAAACGATGGAAACGACCTGGTTGAGCTCTTCGAGGAACGCTTCCCCCTCATAACGCTCTTCGACGTCGTCATTGATTTTGATCAGACGGTTTTTGCCCAGAACGAGCTCTCCGATCAGGTTCATCAGG is a genomic window containing:
- a CDS encoding aminopeptidase P N-terminal domain-containing protein; its protein translation is MNEHHYFNRRLRLLERMDEGVAIIASAPHALRSNDTEYPYRQNSDFYYLTGFTESNAVLVLVKTAEATKSILYVEAYDAEHALWNGAKTGIDGARERFRVDVVGDVADYSKEVKELLREHVNLYIDLFGNSPFLAQAKSAASELREMRGIKRHIRSFRDVTFLIRTLRLIKDPEEIETIKKAISITAEAHHDAMKKCRAGMREYQLQSTMQHVFLNGGARSEAYGAIVAGGNNANTLHYVDNRDELRDGDLVLIDAACEWELYASDITRTFPVSGKFSDAQREVYTAVLDVQLKVMDALRPGVKRDRLQKFSEELLCDALIGLGVLHGDRDALMEAKEHKKYAPHGIGHWMGLDVHDPCPYVDESGESLAFEAGMVMTVEPGLYFRADDESVPERYRGIGIRIEDDILVTESGHENLSAMIAKTVEEVETMCAYRA
- a CDS encoding chemotaxis protein CheW — its product is MSEKLQQIINKQHKTLAGDDVKIDEVIQLVGFIVGDEEFSVPILSIQEIIKPISWTRVPQTPPYILGVFNLRGSVIPLIDLRSRFGLEMIKHTEETRFIVMKNGDDVAGFVIDRLTEAIRLPKKDVGPAPETISEEESLIDGVGKQADRIITILKVDKLLERNF
- a CDS encoding chemotaxis protein CheW, producing the protein MDEFQEILQDFLVESFELIEQLDQDLVELESRPDDLDLLNRIFRVAHTIKGASSFLNFDVLTHLTHHMENILNLARHGDLVIDPDVMDVILESIDLMKALLVQIRDTGVDGGLDVSACVVRLDAAASGNPIAASEAPAAVQNEPEPEPAVTATAEEEPDYAGMSDAEVEAEIERLLAKRQAEDAAKRAAKQSESGEEEEEPDYSGMSDAEVEAEIERLLAKRQAEDAAKRAQKGTSSEPENEPEAPTPPPAAAPAPSAQPAAAAAPAAPKAAPQAPAPRRNENKDEGENRGAGAVEQTIRVDVKRLDHLMNLIGELVLGKNRLIKINDDVEERYEGEAFLEELNQVVSIVSLVTTDLQIAVMKTRMLPIGKVFNKFPRMIRDLSRELNKKIELEITGEETELDKSIVEEIGDPLVHIIRNSCDHGIETPELRLERGKNETGTIQLKAYHEGNHIVIQIIDDGKGLDPEMLKQKSVEKGIITEKEADTMSDKEAYGLIFRPGFSTAAQVTSVSGRGVGMDVVKTNIEKLNGMIDIDSEVGQGTSMKLKIPLTLAIIQALLVGVQEEYYAIPLASVLETVRISKDEIYTVESRSVMRLRDEVLSLVHIGDIFEVERVFDNSEHAYVVVLGLAESKIGLIVDSLVGQEEIVIKSLGEYLKGIEGIAGATIRGDGGVTLIVDVAALMQMAKSVKSTVGQESAESKGRAGAKTSASDYCVMIVDDSKTDRTIMRKALEPMGITLVEAVDGVEALNVLKQGDHTFDGMLIDIEMPRMDGYTLASEIKKYNKYKNLPLIAVTSRSGKADRMRGVESGMVEYITKPYSPEYLMNVVKRNIKFNEGL